Part of the Sphingobacterium sp. LZ7M1 genome, CGCCTCCATTGCTTCAATCCCATCGCCCATGCTCTTACCTGGTGCAAGCCCCGCCGATACGGTCGCTGCCATATAGCGGTTGTTATGGAACAACTGTGGTGGACTGCTTCTCTCTTCGATCTCCACGATATTATCCAATTGTATCAACTGGCCCTGATTGTTCTTGACAAAAATAGAGGCTAGGTCCATCGGCGTTGAGCGATCCTTACGATCAAACTGCCCCATGACCTGATATTGCTTTCCATTCATCATAAAATAACCGAAGCGCTGTCCCGAAAGCGACATTTGTAAGGTCTGGGCAACATCTAAGACCGATACCCCTAAGGATTGGGCTTTTTCCCGATCAATGCTGACATATACTTCAGGTTTGTTGAACTTTAAATTTACGTCCGTAATGGAAAAAGTATTGTCCTTTGACAATTCATCCATAAATTCCGGAATTTTCTCCTCCAATTTCTGAAAGTTAGGCGCTTGAATAATATATTGAATCGGCAGACCTCCCCTTCTATTGACAGAAATAGTAGGTTGTTGTGATACCGATACACGTCCTTCTGAGTAACCTCTGGTCAACCTAGATAGGTCATCTGCGATCTCTTGTTGCGTCCTTTCCCTTTCACCAGGTTGCACTAATCCAAGGCGGACAAATCCTGAATTGGACGAAGCAGAACCAAATCCTGGGGATGTGATCACCAAACTAACCTTTTTCTCAGGTACTGAATCGTTGATCAACATGGTTAGGTCGGTCATAAATCTATCCATATAATCATAGGACACCCCTTCCGGAGCTGTTGCTCTCAGACTGATGTAACTCCTATCATCATAAGGAGCAGTTTCCTTAGGAAGTAATTGATAGAAGAAATAGATCAATGCAAAACAGGCCAAAATGGTGGCAAAACTAAGCCATTTCATGCTCAGGAAGCTTTTTAGCGAATCGGCATAGCCTGCGTTCATCATTTCAAAATAACGTTCGGTACGCATATAAAACTTCGATCTCTTCTGTTCGCCACCTTTCATGAGGTAGGCATTCAACATCGGTGTCAAGGTCAGGGAAACGAAGGCTGAAATCAATACAGCCGCCCCGATGACGACACCGAATTCCCGGAACAGCCTTCCCACGAACCCCTCTAAAAAGATTACCGGTAAAAACACTGCTGCCAACGTAATAGAAATGGAGATTACCGCAAAGAAGATTTCATTGGAACCTTTGATGGCCGCTTGAATGGGCGACATGCCCTCTTCCACTTTCTTAAAGATGTTTTCTGTGACCACAATACCATCATCCACCACCAGACCGGTAGCCAATACAATGGCCAGCAAGGTCAGCACGTTGATGGAGAAACCACAGAGGTACATAATGAAAAATGTCGCAATCAAAGAAACCGGTATATCGATCAATGGCCTAAATGCAATGGACCAGTTTCGGAAGAACAGATAGATAATCAACACCACCAATACAATAGCGATCAATAGGGTTTCTACCACTTCCAATACCGCTTTCTTGACGAATTGGGTGTTATCTATTGCTATGTTCAATACAAAGCCTTCCGGCAGCTCATTCTGCATACGGTCATATTCCGTATAGAACTGATCTGCAATCTCCAGATAGTTCGTGCCAGGCTGAGGGATTACTGCCAAACTCACCATGGGGAAGCCTGAGTCGGACATCTTCGTCTCAAAGTTTTCAGCTTCCAGTGCGGCCTTACCCACATCCGAAAAGCGAACGATTCGGTTGTTATCTGATCGTATGATGATATTACTGAATTC contains:
- a CDS encoding efflux RND transporter permease subunit, yielding MSLSTISIKRPVLTIVMNLILILFGIIGYTFLGVREFPSIDPAQISVRTNYAGANADIIESQITEPLEKSINSIDGIRNISSSSNQGSSNITIEFNLSKNLEEAANDVRDKVSQALRSLPQDIDAPPVVSKADADSEPILTMTMQSATKNVLELSDYAENVIAQRLQTIPGVSSVQIWGQKKFAMRLWIDPVKLASYGLTVLDVRTALTTQNVELPSGKLTGANTELAIKTIGNLATEEEFSNIIIRSDNNRIVRFSDVGKAALEAENFETKMSDSGFPMVSLAVIPQPGTNYLEIADQFYTEYDRMQNELPEGFVLNIAIDNTQFVKKAVLEVVETLLIAIVLVVLIIYLFFRNWSIAFRPLIDIPVSLIATFFIMYLCGFSINVLTLLAIVLATGLVVDDGIVVTENIFKKVEEGMSPIQAAIKGSNEIFFAVISISITLAAVFLPVIFLEGFVGRLFREFGVVIGAAVLISAFVSLTLTPMLNAYLMKGGEQKRSKFYMRTERYFEMMNAGYADSLKSFLSMKWLSFATILACFALIYFFYQLLPKETAPYDDRSYISLRATAPEGVSYDYMDRFMTDLTMLINDSVPEKKVSLVITSPGFGSASSNSGFVRLGLVQPGERERTQQEIADDLSRLTRGYSEGRVSVSQQPTISVNRRGGLPIQYIIQAPNFQKLEEKIPEFMDELSKDNTFSITDVNLKFNKPEVYVSIDREKAQSLGVSVLDVAQTLQMSLSGQRFGYFMMNGKQYQVMGQFDRKDRSTPMDLASIFVKNNQGQLIQLDNIVEIEERSSPPQLFHNNRYMAATVSAGLAPGKSMGDGIEAMEAIKERVLDDTFTTDLGGESRDFVESGSNTMFAFGLAVLLIFLILAAQFESFIDPIIIIITVPMAVAGAMFSLWLFGQSWNIFSQIGTIMLIGLVTKNGILIVEFANQLREEGYNKYDAVVTASEARLRPILMTSLAIALGALPIALSLGAASTSRIGMGVVIVGGTIFALILTLFVIPAFYLMMSRKKNLHPELEEIKMLEEIEE